The Pan paniscus chromosome 1, NHGRI_mPanPan1-v2.0_pri, whole genome shotgun sequence genome has a segment encoding these proteins:
- the ANP32E gene encoding acidic leucine-rich nuclear phosphoprotein 32 family member E isoform X5 produces MEMKKKINLELRNRSPEEVTELVLDNCLCVNGEIEGLNDTFKELEFLSMANVELSSLARLPSLNKLRKLELSDNIISGGLEVLAEKCPNLTYLNLSGNKIKDLSTVEALMEMKMMKRKRKMKLVHRKDMRKRRRKRKRRMRMRMKMKMKQVQSWEREKRKWASHT; encoded by the exons ATGGAGATGAAGAAGAAGATTAACCTGGAGTTAAGGAACAGATCCCCGGAGGAG GTGACAGAGTTAGTCCTTGATAATTGCCTATGTGTCAATGGGGAAATTGAAGGCCTGAATGATACTTTCAAAGAACTAGAATTTCTGAGTATGGCTAATGTGGAACTAAGTTCGCTGGCCCGGCTTCCCAGCTTAAATAAACTTCGAAAA TTGGAGCTTAGTGATAATATAATttctggaggcttggaagtccTAGCAGAGAAATGTCCAAATCTTACCTACCTCAATCTGAgtggaaacaaaataaaagatctCAGTACAGTAGAAGCTCTG atggagatgaagatgatgaagaggaagaggaaaatgaagCTGGTCCACCGGAAGGatatgaggaagaggaggaggaagaggaagaggaggatgaggatgaggatgaagatgaagatgaagcAGGTTCAGAgttgggagagggagaagaggaagtgGGCCTCTCATActtaa
- the ANP32E gene encoding acidic leucine-rich nuclear phosphoprotein 32 family member E isoform X1, translating into MEMKKKINLELRNRSPEEVTELVLDNCLCVNGEIEGLNDTFKELEFLSMANVELSSLARLPSLNKLRKLELSDNIISGGLEVLAEKCPNLTYLNLSGNKIKDLSTVEALQNLKNLKSLDLFNCEITNLEDYRESIFELLQQITYLDGFDQEDNEAPDSEEEDDEDGDEDDEEEEENEAGPPEGYEEEEEEEEEEDEDEDEDEDEAGSELGEGEEEVGLSYLMKEEIQDEEDDDDYVEEGEEEEEEEEGGLRGEKRKRDAEDDGEEEDD; encoded by the exons ATGGAGATGAAGAAGAAGATTAACCTGGAGTTAAGGAACAGATCCCCGGAGGAG GTGACAGAGTTAGTCCTTGATAATTGCCTATGTGTCAATGGGGAAATTGAAGGCCTGAATGATACTTTCAAAGAACTAGAATTTCTGAGTATGGCTAATGTGGAACTAAGTTCGCTGGCCCGGCTTCCCAGCTTAAATAAACTTCGAAAA TTGGAGCTTAGTGATAATATAATttctggaggcttggaagtccTAGCAGAGAAATGTCCAAATCTTACCTACCTCAATCTGAgtggaaacaaaataaaagatctCAGTACAGTAGAAGCTCTG caaaatcttaaaaatttgaaaagtcTTGACCTGTTTAACTGTGAGATCACAAACCTGGAAGATTATAGAGAAAGTATTTTTGAACTGCTGCAGCAAATCACATACTTAGATGGATTTGATCAGGAGGATAATGAAGCGCCGGACTCTGAAGAGGAGGATGATGAGG atggagatgaagatgatgaagaggaagaggaaaatgaagCTGGTCCACCGGAAGGatatgaggaagaggaggaggaagaggaagaggaggatgaggatgaggatgaagatgaagatgaagcAGGTTCAGAgttgggagagggagaagaggaagtgGGCCTCTCATActtaatgaaagaagaaattcaG gatgaagaagatgatgatgactATGttgaagaaggggaagaagaggaagaagagg AAGAAGGAGGTCTTCGAGGGGAGAAGAGGAAACGAGATGCTGAAGACGATGGAGAGGAAGAAGATGACTAG
- the ANP32E gene encoding acidic leucine-rich nuclear phosphoprotein 32 family member E isoform X2: MEMKKKINLELRNRSPEEVTELVLDNCLCVNGEIEGLNDTFKELEFLSMANVELSSLARLPSLNKLRKLELSDNIISGGLEVLAEKCPNLTYLNLSGNKIKDLSTVEALQNLKNLKSLDLFNCEITNLEDYRESIFELLQQITYLDGFDQEDNEAPDSEEEDDEDGDEDDEEEEENEAGPPEGYEEEEEEEEEEDEDEDEDEDEAGSELGEGEEEVGLSYLMKEEIQDEEDDDDYVEEGEEEEEEEGGLRGEKRKRDAEDDGEEEDD; the protein is encoded by the exons ATGGAGATGAAGAAGAAGATTAACCTGGAGTTAAGGAACAGATCCCCGGAGGAG GTGACAGAGTTAGTCCTTGATAATTGCCTATGTGTCAATGGGGAAATTGAAGGCCTGAATGATACTTTCAAAGAACTAGAATTTCTGAGTATGGCTAATGTGGAACTAAGTTCGCTGGCCCGGCTTCCCAGCTTAAATAAACTTCGAAAA TTGGAGCTTAGTGATAATATAATttctggaggcttggaagtccTAGCAGAGAAATGTCCAAATCTTACCTACCTCAATCTGAgtggaaacaaaataaaagatctCAGTACAGTAGAAGCTCTG caaaatcttaaaaatttgaaaagtcTTGACCTGTTTAACTGTGAGATCACAAACCTGGAAGATTATAGAGAAAGTATTTTTGAACTGCTGCAGCAAATCACATACTTAGATGGATTTGATCAGGAGGATAATGAAGCGCCGGACTCTGAAGAGGAGGATGATGAGG atggagatgaagatgatgaagaggaagaggaaaatgaagCTGGTCCACCGGAAGGatatgaggaagaggaggaggaagaggaagaggaggatgaggatgaggatgaagatgaagatgaagcAGGTTCAGAgttgggagagggagaagaggaagtgGGCCTCTCATActtaatgaaagaagaaattcaG gatgaagaagatgatgatgactATGttgaagaaggggaagaagaggaagaagagg AAGGAGGTCTTCGAGGGGAGAAGAGGAAACGAGATGCTGAAGACGATGGAGAGGAAGAAGATGACTAG
- the ANP32E gene encoding acidic leucine-rich nuclear phosphoprotein 32 family member E isoform X3 — MEMKKKINLELRNRSPEEVTELVLDNCLCVNGEIEGLNDTFKELEFLSMANVELSSLARLPSLNKLRKQNLKNLKSLDLFNCEITNLEDYRESIFELLQQITYLDGFDQEDNEAPDSEEEDDEDGDEDDEEEEENEAGPPEGYEEEEEEEEEEDEDEDEDEDEAGSELGEGEEEVGLSYLMKEEIQDEEDDDDYVEEGEEEEEEEEGGLRGEKRKRDAEDDGEEEDD; from the exons ATGGAGATGAAGAAGAAGATTAACCTGGAGTTAAGGAACAGATCCCCGGAGGAG GTGACAGAGTTAGTCCTTGATAATTGCCTATGTGTCAATGGGGAAATTGAAGGCCTGAATGATACTTTCAAAGAACTAGAATTTCTGAGTATGGCTAATGTGGAACTAAGTTCGCTGGCCCGGCTTCCCAGCTTAAATAAACTTCGAAAA caaaatcttaaaaatttgaaaagtcTTGACCTGTTTAACTGTGAGATCACAAACCTGGAAGATTATAGAGAAAGTATTTTTGAACTGCTGCAGCAAATCACATACTTAGATGGATTTGATCAGGAGGATAATGAAGCGCCGGACTCTGAAGAGGAGGATGATGAGG atggagatgaagatgatgaagaggaagaggaaaatgaagCTGGTCCACCGGAAGGatatgaggaagaggaggaggaagaggaagaggaggatgaggatgaggatgaagatgaagatgaagcAGGTTCAGAgttgggagagggagaagaggaagtgGGCCTCTCATActtaatgaaagaagaaattcaG gatgaagaagatgatgatgactATGttgaagaaggggaagaagaggaagaagagg AAGAAGGAGGTCTTCGAGGGGAGAAGAGGAAACGAGATGCTGAAGACGATGGAGAGGAAGAAGATGACTAG
- the ANP32E gene encoding acidic leucine-rich nuclear phosphoprotein 32 family member E isoform X4, whose product MANVELSSLARLPSLNKLRKLELSDNIISGGLEVLAEKCPNLTYLNLSGNKIKDLSTVEALQNLKNLKSLDLFNCEITNLEDYRESIFELLQQITYLDGFDQEDNEAPDSEEEDDEDGDEDDEEEEENEAGPPEGYEEEEEEEEEEDEDEDEDEDEAGSELGEGEEEVGLSYLMKEEIQDEEDDDDYVEEGEEEEEEEEGGLRGEKRKRDAEDDGEEEDD is encoded by the exons ATGGCTAATGTGGAACTAAGTTCGCTGGCCCGGCTTCCCAGCTTAAATAAACTTCGAAAA TTGGAGCTTAGTGATAATATAATttctggaggcttggaagtccTAGCAGAGAAATGTCCAAATCTTACCTACCTCAATCTGAgtggaaacaaaataaaagatctCAGTACAGTAGAAGCTCTG caaaatcttaaaaatttgaaaagtcTTGACCTGTTTAACTGTGAGATCACAAACCTGGAAGATTATAGAGAAAGTATTTTTGAACTGCTGCAGCAAATCACATACTTAGATGGATTTGATCAGGAGGATAATGAAGCGCCGGACTCTGAAGAGGAGGATGATGAGG atggagatgaagatgatgaagaggaagaggaaaatgaagCTGGTCCACCGGAAGGatatgaggaagaggaggaggaagaggaagaggaggatgaggatgaggatgaagatgaagatgaagcAGGTTCAGAgttgggagagggagaagaggaagtgGGCCTCTCATActtaatgaaagaagaaattcaG gatgaagaagatgatgatgactATGttgaagaaggggaagaagaggaagaagagg AAGAAGGAGGTCTTCGAGGGGAGAAGAGGAAACGAGATGCTGAAGACGATGGAGAGGAAGAAGATGACTAG